Proteins encoded by one window of Salvia splendens isolate huo1 chromosome 14, SspV2, whole genome shotgun sequence:
- the LOC121764451 gene encoding TPR repeat-containing thioredoxin TDX-like — translation MLGLWEEAARDFHVASTLDFDAFKQVSEDASVSKDGEVPPIHSGSELEEKLRTRNFFFMKVEIDEAREVVAEWNISSITTFFFVRNGEEVDQLVTVDKDMLEQKIAQHA, via the exons ATGCTGGGCTTGTGGGAAGAGGCAGCTCGTGATTTTCACGTTGCATCAACTTTGGATTTTGACGCGTTCAAGCAG GTTTCTGAAGATGCTTCTGTTTCAAAAGATG GAGAAGTCCCCCCGATCCATTCTGGTAGCGAGTTGGAAGAGAAACTCAGGACTCGAAACTTCTTTTTTATGAAAGTGGAAATCGACGAGGCTAGAGAGGTTGTTGCTGAATGGAACATCAGTAGCATCACGACCTTCTTCTTCGTCAGAAATGGTGAGGAGGTGGATCAGCTCGTCACCGTGGATAAAGACATGCTCGAGCAGAAGATTGCTCAGCATGCCTGA